The sequence below is a genomic window from Kitasatospora kifunensis.
GGCGGTAGCGCCGCTCCTCGTCCCCGAACGGCAGGAACCAGCGCACCGGCACCTCCCAACGGCTGGTCAGGATCCAGGGCCTGGCGTCCGGATGAGCCGCCCGCCAGCGGCTCTGGGCCGCCTGCGCCTCCTCCCGGACCGCCACCGGCAGCACGGTGTCCAGCAGCGCCACCGGCAGCGAGTCGCGCAACTCCTCCAGCGCCTGCCAACTGCGCAGCCTGGTCGCCCACGGGCAGACGTAGGTGACCGAGTCGACCACCCGGACGAAGGCCCGCTCGCTCTCCCGCTCCGGCAGCGCGCGCGGGGTGCGGGCGAGCAGCTCGGCGAGCGCCCCGCGCTGTGCCTCCAGCGCCGCCTGCGCCACCGGTTCGGTCGCCGACGCCGCGTCAGGTCCCCGATCGGCCACGTACGCCTGCCAGCGGGTCCGCTCGGGTTCGGGGTAGGCCGCCAGCGGCTCGTACACCCGCAGGTGAGCGGCGTAGGGCGGCAACACGGAGGTGTGCACAGCGGTCACGTCCTGCATCGTCGCACGCCCCACCGACGCACCGGGAGGGATCGGCCCGATGCGCTGCGATCCGCTCGTCGACCCACGATCCGCACCGCGCCGGGGTCCGAGCCGCAAGCGTGATCCGGCGGCGCACGATCCGGCCTCTCACATTCCGAACAGGGGGCAGCCCTGGGCCGGTACCGCGCACTACGCTTCGCCGTAGATGCCCGCACCACAGCAGCGGGCCCGCAGATACTGGAGTCACCACAGTGACCGACGTACGCACCGTATCCGCGACGCACCCCGCACCAGGCGTGCTGAGCCGGATCTTCCGTACCGAGCAGGATGGCGCCCCGGGCGACGGACACGAGCAGGTCGTGCTCTGCCACGACCGCAGCTCCGGCCTCAAGGCGATCATCGCCATCCACTCGACCGCACTGGGCCCCGCCCTGGGCGGCACCCGCTTCCACCAGTACGCCACCGAGGAGGAGGCCCTGGAGGACGCGCTGCGCCTGTCGCGCGGCATGAGCTACAAGAACGCGTTGGCCGGGCTCGACCTCGGCGGCGGCAAGGCCGTGATCATCGGCAACCCGACGGCCAAGACCGAGGGCGGCGACAAGTCCGAGGCGCTGCTGCGCGCCTACGGCCGCTTCGTGCAGTCGCTGGCGGGCCGCTACATCACGGCCTGTGACGTGGGCACCTACGTCCAGGACATGGACGTGGTCGCGCGCGAGTGCGACTACGTCACCGGGCGTTCCCCCGAGCAGGGTGGCGCGGGCGACTCCTCGGTCCTCACCGCCTTCGGCGTCTTCCAGGGCATGCGCGCCTCGGCCCAGGCCCGCTGGGGCCAGCCGAGCCTGCGCGGCAAGCGGGTCGGCGTGGCCGGCGTCGGCAAGGTCGGCCACTACCTGGTCGGTCATCTGGTGGCGGACGGCGCCACCGTGGTGATCACGGACGTCTCCGAGGCCGCCGTGAACCGCGTGCGGGCCGCCCACCCGGACGTCGAGGTGGTCGCCGACACCAAGGCCCTGCTCGGCGCCGCGCTGGACGTGTACGCCCCGTGCGCGCTCGGCGGCGCGCTGGACGACGCGACGGTCGCCCAGCTGACCGCGGCCGGCACCTCGGTGGTCTGCGGCGCGGCCAACAACCAGCTGGCCCACCCGGGGGTGGAGAAGGACCTCGCCGACCGCGGCATCCTCTACGCGCCTGACTATCTGGTGAACTCCGGCGGCGTCATCCAGGTCGCCGACGAGTACGAGGCCACCAAGGCCCACCAGGGCTACAACTTCGAGCGGGCCAAGAACAAGGCCACCCGGATCTTCGACACCACGCTGGAGATCTTCACCCGGGCCACCGCCGACGGCGTGCCGCCGGCCGTGGCCGCCGACCGGTTGGCCGAGCGGCGGATGCGCGAGATAAGCGCGCTGCGCACGATCCTGCTCCCGGCCGCCCGCCGGGGCTGAGCCCTCCTGCGAGGCTGGGCCGATCCGCCAGGTCGCACACCGACCAGCACCGGCCCACACCGATCCGCACCAACCCGTGCGGATTGATCCGGATGGGGGACCTCCGGATCACAATGTGGAACCGGAATCCCGGTTGTCCCCCGATCGGGCGCCTCGTGCGCCACGGTCGGGGGATAATCGGTCGCGGAACGACGGTCCCGGACACCCGCCGGGCACCCTGCGAATGCCTGGAAATCCCCGCCCGACCAGATGAGACCTGGTCCTGGGGGGCAACTGTGCGCGCCACGTCACACCGGCGACGTACCGTCCGAGGGCGGAAACAGGTACCGTTGATGCTCCAAGGGACGGCTCTCCCGCTTCGGGCAAGCCGCTCCTGATCATGAACACGTGTCAGACTCGGGGCCGTGAGCCCCATCGTTGAGGGGGTCGACCCATGGGGCGCGGCCGGGCCAAGGCCAAGCAGACGAAGGTCGCCCGCGAGCTGAAGTACAACAGCGGCGGCTTCGACGCTAACCGTCTGTCCAGCGAGCTGGGCGTTTCACCCGTTCCATCGATCAACCCTGAGCCGGTTGTCGAGGACGAGGACGAGGACGATCCCTACGCGGCGTACGCGAATTACTACGCGGACGACGATGAGGATGAAGACGAGGAGGCGGGCGCCTCGCACCAGCGAGCCCCGCGCCGCGCGTAGCACCACGCCCTGATCCGGCCCAAGCGCTTCACCGCGCCGGGCCGGTTTTCGGCGTTCCCGGGGCATTTTCGATGCTTTCCGGACAATCATCCGGACAACAAGCGTCCGGACGACCGCTGAGCGCATGACGGCGGCCCCTGTCCCCCGGTCGGGGAACAGGGGCCGCGGTCATGCGTCATGCGCTTCAGTTCGCGTAGCTCCCGTACAGCGCCGCGCCGGCCTCGTGCTCGGCGTCGCGGGCCACGATGTCGCCCAGCAGCCAGGCCTCCACGCCGCGGTCCTCAAGGATCGCCAGCACCACGTCGACCGACTCCGGCGGGACCACGGCGACCATGCCGATGCCCATGTTGAGGGTCTTCTCGATCTCCAGGGTCTGCATCTTGCCGACCGTGGCGACGGTCTGGAAGACCGGCAGCGGCGTCCAGGTGCCGCGGTCCAGGCGGGCGTGCAGGTTCTCGGGGATCACCCGGGCCAGGTTGGCCGCCAGGCCACCGCCGGTGACGTGCGAGAAGGCGTGGATCTCGGTGGCCCGGGCCAGCGCCAGGCAGTCCAGCGAGTAGATCCGGGTCGGCTCCAGCAGCTCCTCGCCCAGCGTGCGGCCGAACTCGGCCACCTCGCGGTCCAGCTTCCAGCCGGCCTCGTTCAGCAGCACGTGGCGCACCAGCGAGTAGCCGTTGGAGTGCAGCCCGGAGGCGGCCATCGCGATCACCACGTCGCCGGCCCGCACCCGCTCGGCGCCCAGCAGCGCGTCGGCCTCGACCACACCGGTGCCCGCGCCCGCGACGTCGTACTCGTCGGGGCCGAGCAGGCCCGGGTGCTCGGCGGTCTCGCCACCGACCAGCGCGCAGCCGGCCAGCACGCAGCCCTCGGCGATGCCCTTGACGATCTGGGCGACCCGCTCGGGGTGGACCTTGCCGACGCAGATGTAGTCGGTCATGAAGAGCGGCTCGGCGCCGCAGACCACCAGGTCGTCGACGACCATGCCGACCAGGTCGTGGCCGATGGTGTCGTGCTTGTCCATCGCGGCGGCCAGCGCGACCTTGGTGCCCACCCCGTCGGTGGCCGAGGCCAGCAGCGGGCGCTCGTAACGCTTCAGGGCGGAGATGTCGAAGAGGCCGGCGAAGCCGCCGAGGCCGCCGACCACCTCGGGCCGGTTGGTCTTCTTCACCCACTGCTTCATGAGCTCGACCGCGCGGTCGCCCGCCTCGATGTCGACTCCGGCGGCGGCGTAGGTGGCGCCACTGTCTGTGCTGGTCACTGCGGCCCTTTCGGGTCTGTGGGGGGTTGCAACAACAGCGGGGCCCCGGTCGGGGCCCCGCTTCAGGTCTTACGGACGGCGCAGCGCGTCGGCCGCGCCGTGGCCGCCGAGCAGCGACTGGACACCGTCCAGGTCGGAGCCGGTCGGCTTGCCGCGGACGGCGGGCTGCTGCTTACCACCGGCGATCTCCGCTTCGAGCAGGAGCTTGCCGAGCAGCGCCGGGTCGGGCAGCTCCATCGGGTACTCGCCGTCGAAGCAGGCCCGGCAGAGCCGGTCCTTGGGCTGCTTGGTGGCCTCGATCATGCCGTCGATCGAGATGTAGGCGAGCGAGTCGGCGCCGAGGGTCTTGCCGATCTCCTCGACCGTCATGCCGTTGGCGATCAGCTCCGCGCGGGTGGCGAAGTCGATGCCGAAGAAGCAGGGCCACTTCACCGGCGGCGAGGAGATCCGGATGTGCACCTCGGCGGCGCCCGCCTCACGCAGCATCCGCACCAGCGCACGCTGGGTGTTGCCGCGCACGATCGAGTCGTCCACGACCACCAGGCGCTTACCGGCGATGACCTCGCGCAGCGGGTTGAGCTTGAGCCGGATGCCGAGCTGACGGATCGTCTGGCTGGGCTGGATGAAGGTGCGTCCGACGTAGGCGTTCTTCACCAGGCCGGAGCCGTACGGGATCCCGCTGGCCTCCGCGTAGCCGATCGCGGCGGGGGTGCCGGACTCGGGGGTGGCTATCACCATGTCGGCCTCGACCGGCGCCTCGGCGGCCAGTCGGCGGCCCATCTCGACTCGCGACAGGTGCACGTTGCGCCCGGCGATGGTGGTGTCGGGGCGGGCCAGGTAGACGTACTCGAAGACGCAGCCCTTGGGCTTGGCCTCGGCGAAGCGCGAGGAGCGCATGCCGTTCTCGTCGATGGCGATCAGCTCGCCAGGCTCCACCTCGCGGATGAAGCTGGCGCCGCAGATGTCGAGCGCCGCCGTCTCGGAGGCGACCACCCAGCCGCGCTCCAGGCGGCCGAGCACCAGCGGGCGGATGCCCTGCGGGTCGCGAGCCGCGTAGAGGGTGTGCTCGTCCATGAAGACCAGCGAGAAGGCGCCCTTGACCTTCGGCAGGATCTGCCGGGCGGTCTCCTCGATGGACAGGTCGGGGTTGCCGGCCAGCAGCGCGGTCACCAGATCGGTGTCATTGGTCGCGGCCGTGCGACCCGAGCGCGAAACGTGCTCGGCACCGGGCAGTTCGGCGACCATCGCCGCGAGTTCGGCGGTGTTGACCAGGTTTCCGTTGTGGCCCAGGGCCAGCGAACCGTGAGCGGTCGCGCGGAATGTCGGCTGGGCGTTCTCCCAGACCGAGGACCCGGTGGTCGAGTAGCGGGCGTGTCCAACGGCGATATGCCCGTGCAGGGATCCCAGCGAGGCCTCGTCGAAGACCTGGGAGACGAGTCCCATGTCCTTGAAAACGAGAATCTGGGAGCCATTGCTCACCGCGATACCGGCGGATTCCTGTCCGCGGTGCTGCAGGGCGTAAAGGCCGAAGTACGTGAGCTTTGCGACCTCCTCGCCGGGAGCCCAGACACCGAAGACGCCACAAGCGTCCTGGGGGCCTTTCTCACCGGGAAGAAGATCGTGGTTGAGTCTTCCGTCACCACGTGGCACGCCTTCGAGTCTAGGGCAGTTGACACCCACTTCCGAAGCCCGGGCAGGGGCCTGTACTGGCGATTCGACCGGCAACGCGCGTAGATCGAACCCCTTACCACGACGCTCGAGCAGGTGGCACACGGACGTCGCCCACCATGGCGTGACCCTGGTCACGCTCGGCGGGCCCGCAAACTGGGCCCTCTTGAGGGTCCGCCGACAGGGCCCCCTTGGTCAGGCCGGCAGCAGCAGGCCCCAGGCGTCGGGCTTGGCGGTCCAGGTACGGGTGAGCACCGGGCCGGTCGGGCAGCCGTCGGCCTCGTAGCCGAAGGTGCGCCCGGCGACCGTCACGCTGGAGGCCCGCACCCGCAGCAGTGCGCCGCCGGGCCCCGAGGGCCGCACCAGCACTTCGGCCATGGCCGACTCGACCGGCAGCCGCAGCGCGACCAGGCGCAGCGGACGTCCAGCGGCGGTCAGCGCGCGGCCGTCCGCCTCGACCCGCAGCCGGGCGGACTGGTCCACCTGCTCGGCCGCAATCAGTTTCGCCCAGAGCGAACGCCACCCGCCCGAATGGCTCTGCCGTCGACCGGGGATCCGCACCTCCCCCAGCACCACCCCGTCGCCGTCGTCCAGCAGCAGCCCCAGCTGCCGGGGCACCCCCGCGAGCACCGCGCGGGCCGCCGCCACCGGCTCCAGCGGCACCCCGAGCGAGCGGGCCAGCAGCACCGCCCGGCCATGGCCGACCGGGACCAGGCCCAGCGGCCCGGCGCCCAACTCGCGCTGCTGGTGCAGGGCCTGTACCACGCGCTGCAGCGCGAGGTCGGAGCCGACCACCACCGGACGGCGCCTGCCCCGGTGCGCGAGCACCCGGTCCAGCTCACCGGCGCTCTCGGGCACCACCACCTTGACGTCCGCGCCCCCCGCCAGGACGTCCCGGGCGATCCGCACCGCCTCCCCGTCGGCCTCCTTGGCGGCCGGGTCCAGCAGCACCAGCAGCGGAGCGCCGCCGGGCGGCCCGGCGGCATCGGAGGGTCGGGGGGCGGGCGTGGACAGGGACGACACGACCGGTCCTTCCTCAGGTAATCTCTCGGTGCAAGAGCCCCTTGCGCTATTGCGCCAGGGGCTTCGTCTATCTCGGGGCAGACTGCGGCCTACGCAGGATGCCCCAACCGGAAGGGGTGTACGCCTGTGCCGGCACTCGTGCTCGTTGGCGCTCAGTGGGGAGACGAGGGCAAGGGGAAGGCCACCGACCTCCTCGGCGGCTCTGTCGACTACGTCGTCCGCTACCAGGGCGGCAACAACGCCGGCCACACGGTGGTCATCGGCGACCAGAAGTACGCGCTGCACCTGCTGCCTTCCGGCATCCTCAGCCCCAACGTCACGCCGGTGATCGGCAACGGCGTGGTGATCGACCCGGGCGTGCTGCTGTCCGAGCTCGCGGGGCTGAACGAGCGGGGCATCGACACCTCCAAGCTGCTGATCTCGGGCAACGCCCACCTGATCACGCCCTACCACCGCACCCTGGACAAGGTCGTCGAGCGCTTCCTCGGCAAGCGCAAGATCGGCACCACCGGGCGCGGCATCGGCCCGGCCTACGCCGACAAGATCAACCGGATCGGCATCCGGGTGCAGGACCTCTTCGACGAGTCGATCCTGCGCCAGAAGGTCGAAGCGGCGCTGCACGACAAGAACCAGATCCTGGTCAAGCTCTACAACCGCCGCGCGATGCCCGCCGACCTGGTGGTCGAGGAGTACCTGGGCTACGCCGAGAAGGTCCGCCCGTTCCTGGCCGACACCACGCTGGTGCTCGACCAGGCGCTGAAGGACAACAAGGTGGTGCTGCTGGAGGGCGGCCAGGGCACCCTGCTGGACGTGGACCACGGCACGTACCCCTTCGTGACCTCGTCCAACCCGACCTCCGGCGGGGCCTGCACCGGCGCCGGCATCGGTCCCACCAAGATCGACCGGGTGATCGGCATCCTCAAGGCCTACACCACCCGGGTCGGCTCGGGCCCGTTCCCGACCGAGCTGCTGGACGAGGACGGCGAGGCGCTGCGCCGGATCGGCGGCGAGCGCGGCGTCACCACCGGTCGCGACCGGCGCTGCGGCTGGTTCGACGCGGTGATCGCGCGCTACGCGACCCGGGTCAACGGCCTGACCGACTTCTTCCTCACCAAGCTGGACGTGCTGACCGGCTGGGAGCAGATCCCGGTCTGCGTGGCGTACGAGATCGACGGGCAGCGGGTCGAGGAGCTGCCGTACAACCAGTCGGACTTCCACCACGCCAAGCCGATCTACGAGACCCTCCCCGGCTGGAGCGAGGACATCAGCAAGGCGCAGACCTTCGCCGACCTGCCGAAGAACGCGCAGGCGTACGTGAAGGCGCTGGAGGAGATGTCGGGTGCCCCGATCTCCGCCATCGGCGTCGGCCCCGGCCGCACCGAGACGATCCAGATCAACTCCTTCCTCTGACGCTTCGCACGCTTCCTCGCGTGCTTCGCGCGCAAAAGGGCCCCGCACCTCGGTGCGGGGCCCTTTTCGCTGTCAGCCTGGAAATCTTTTGTACTAGATCAATAATCTATTGCATCTAGTACGTACTGGGGCTACCGTGTCGGCCATGAGCGCGCAGACCCCCGCCCCCGTCACCCTCACCGGCAGCCACGTCCGCCTGGAACCGCTGGGCCGCCGCCACGTCCCCGACCTCTTCCAGGCGGCCGGCAAGGACGAGGAGGTGTTCCGCTGGCTCCCCTGGCGCGCGCCGCAGAGCGAGTCGGAGCTCGCCGCGATCGTGGAGGGCTACCTGGCCAACACCGGCTGCGAGCCCTTCGCCGTGGTGGAGCGCGCCTCGGGGCGCGCGGTGGGCATCAGCTGCTACTACGACGCCAACGTCCGGGAGGAGTGGGTGGAGATCGGCGGCACCTGGTACGGCCGCTCGGTCTGGCGCAGCGCGGTGAACACCGAGGCCAAGCTGCTGCTCCTGAGCCATGCCTTCGAGGAGCTCGGCATGGGCCGGGTGATGTGGAAGACCGACCACCTCAACGAGCGCTCGCAGAACGCCATCAAGCGGCTCGGCGCGCAGTACGAGGGCACCTTCCGCCGGGCCCGGCAGCGGCCGGACGGCAGCTGGCGGAACACCGTGTACTTCTCGATGCTGGCCGAGGAGTGGCCGGCGGCCAAGCAGCGGCTCACCGAGCGGCTGGCCGCCGGCTGAAGCCTGAGGCGGTCGCTGCGAGACCGATCGGCCTCAGTCCAGGGTGAGGACCACCTTGCCCTGGGTGCGCCCCGAGCCCACCAGCTCGAAGGCCCGCGCCACCTCGGCCAGCGGCAGCTGCGCGGCGACCTCCACCCGCAGCTCCTTGCGCTCGATCAGCTCGACCAGGCCGCGCAGCCCCTGCTGGTCCGGCTCGACCAGCACGTCGGTGATCCGCAGGCCCTTGGCCCGGGCCTGCTCGGCCGCCTTCGGGTCCACCCCGCCCGGCACCGCCACCAGCAGCCCGCCCTCGCGCAGGGTGCGCAGCGAGCGCAGCTGATGCTCGGGGTCGCCGATGTTGTCGACCACCAGGTCGAGCTCCGCGACCGCCTCCTCGAAGGGGCCCGCCGTGTAGTCCAGCACCTGGTCCACACCGATCGAGCGCAGGAAGTCGTGCTTGGCCGCCCGCGCCGTCCCGATCACGTACGCGCCCCGGGCCTTGGCGATCTGCACCGCGAGGTGGCCCACCCCGCCGGCGGCCGCGTGCACCAGCACCCGCTGACCGGCCGCCAGCTCGGCGGTGTCCACGATGATCTGCCAGGCCGTCAGGCCGGCCAGCGGCAGCCCGGCCGCCTCGGCGTGGCTCAGCGAGGCGGGCTTGCGCACCCAGTGGCGGGAGGGGGCGGTGACGTACTCGGCGAAGCCGCCGGCCAGCCGGGGGAAGTTCGGCATGCCGAGCACCTCGTCGCCCACCTTGAGCGTGGTGACCCCGAAGCCGACCGCCTCGACCGTGCCACTGACGTCCCAGCCCAGCGTGTAGGGCGGCTCGCCGTAGTACCAGGCCAGGCCCTCGCCCCGGCTGGTCTTCACGTCCACCGGGTTGATCCCGGCCGCGTGGACCTTGACCAGCACCTCGGTCGGGCCGGGCTCGGGGCGCTCGGTGCGGGCGATCCGCAGCACCTGCGGGCCGCCGAAGAGGTCCTGGGTCACCATGTTCATCTGCGTCGTCATGGCTCCAGGCTGCCGCCGCCCCACCAGCTCCGGCCAGACGGCACCTCGCGGAAACCTGCCGGAACACCCTTCTGCCGGAATACCCCTCGCCGGCTGCTCGGTTGCCCACGGCATGAACGACAGTGACCAGGACCGCTGCCCCTGCCGCCCGCTGCTGGACCGCCTCGGCGACCGCTGGTCGGTGCTCCTGCTGGTCACCCTGCAGGAAGGCCCCGCGCACTACGGCGACCTGAACCGGCGGATCGGCGACATCAGCCGCAAGATCCTCACCCAGACCCTGCGCAGCCTGGAACGCGACGGCCTGGTCATCCGTACCGTGCTGCCCGACTCGGTGGTGAAGGTCCGCTACGAGCTGAGCCCGCTCGGCCACAGCCTGGCCGAGCCGCTGAGCGCCATCCGCAGCTGGATCGACCACCACCAGCCCACCGTGGAGGCCCACCAGCGCGCCTACGACGCCCGCACCGACGACCTCGGCGTCACCGAACTGCGCCGCCGCCGCTCCGGAACACGAGCCGGCACCCGGGCCGGCTGGTCGAAGTCGACGCAGCCGGCCCGGGTGCCGGTTGGTGGTTAGCGGGTCGGAGAGCCGCGGTTAGGGCCTGTCCGGCCCTAGGCGTGGGCCCGCTTCTTGCGGCCCCAGGAGCGCAGCAGCAGCTTGCGCCCCGGATTCTCCACGCACACGTGCAGAGCCCAGGCGAGCGCCAACGAGACGGCGAAGGCCGTGCCGGCGGCCAGCAGGCCACCCGGCCACCACGGCAGCTTCGGATGCGAGCGCCAGAGGGTCTCGCCGGTGCGGATCACCAGGATGTGCACCATGTAGAAGGCGAAGGAGATCTCGCCCAGCTTCACGCTCAGCTTCCCGCGCCAGGGCGAGGGCTCGCCCCGCAGGTCGGCCTGCGCGGCGGCGGCGATCAGGGCGGCGAAGCCGACCAAGGTGCACGCGGTGAAGCGGTAGGCGTAGTCGGCCTGCGAGCTGAGGAAGTAGCCGGCCAGCGTCAGACCGACCGAGACGGTCAGGCCCGGGCCGCGCCAGCGACCCTCGCGCACCAGCTCGGCCAGCGCGATACCGAGCAGGAACTCGGGCACCCGGGCGAGCGGGAAGTAGTAGATCGCCCAGATCGCGTCGACCGGGTGCACGTAGTGGTCGACCAGGGTCGGCAGCGAGAGGACCGCCACCACCGAGGCGAGCGCCAGCACCGCGGCACCGCGCCAGCCCAGCGCCCGCAGCGGGCGGATCAGCAGCGGGAAGAGGAAGTAGAAGAACGCCTCACAGGCCAACGACCAGCTGACCGGGTTCAGGCCCTGGAAGAAGTTCTCGTCGTGCACCCAGGACTGGACCAGGAAGATGTTGGCCAGCAGCGGCCGCTCGAGCGGCTTGTTGCCCGCCGCCAGGCAGTAGGCCATCAGCAGCGCGAAGCCCAGGGTGACCAGGTGCAGCGGGTAGACCCGGGCGAACCGGCGCCGCCAGAACTTCACGATGCCGCGGCTGCCGGGCGGGCTCGACCAGGCCAGCACGAAGCCGGAGAGGATGAAGAAGAACGACACCCCCGTGTTGCCGACCGCGAACGCGTAGTTCAGCGTGTCGCCCACCCGGCCGCCGAAGTACTCCACCACGTGCACGTGGTAGAAGAAGACCATGAGGGCGGCTGTCCAGCGCAGGCCGGTCAGTGAGGGCAGTGATACCGGGCGCCGGCTCTCCGCACCGCTCGGTCCTGCTATGGCGCGGGCTTCCCTGGCGCCAGGCGGCTCAAGGCCTGTGAGATCAGTCGTCGACACGCTGCAAGATAGCACGCAGGGCGCAGCCGCCCGGGGGCTTCGACCGGTCCGCGGGGACGCCGGCGACCGGGAATGCGGCCGAGCGCCGATGAGGTTGGATGTGGGCATGGCTTCCCGTGCACGCGTACGCGCCCCCGAACTCGTCGGCTCCGGTGGATGGCTCAACACCGGCGGCAAGGATCTGACCCTGGCGGACCTCAGGGGCAAGATCGTGATCGCCGACTTCTGGACCTTCTGCTGCATCAACTGTCTGCACGTCCTGGACGAGCTGCGGGCTTTGGAGGAGAAGCACCGCGACACGGTGGTGATCGTCGGGGTGCACTCACCCAAGTTCGTGCACGAGGCCGACCACCAGGCCGTGGTGGACGCGGTGGCGCGCTACGAGGTCGAGCACCCGGTGCTGGACGACCCGAAGCTCGCCACCTGGAAGCAGTACGCGGTGCGCGCCTGGCCGACGCTGGTGGTGATCGACCCCGAGGGGTACGTGGTCGCGCAGCACGCCGGCGAGGGCCACGCGCACGCGATCGAGCGGCTGGTCGAGGAGCTGGAGGCGGAGCACGCGGCCAAGGGCACGCTGCGCCGCGGTGACGGCCCGTACGTGGCGCCCGAGCCGGTGGCCGGGGCGCTGAAGTTCCCCGGCAAGGCGGTGCGGCTGCCCAGCGGCGGCTTCCTGGTGGCCGACTCCGGGCACCACGCGCTGGTCGAGCTGGCCGAGGACGGCGAGACGGTGGTGCGCCGGATCGGCGGCGGCGAGCGTGGCTTCGCGGACGGCACGGCCGGCGCGCGGTTCAGCGAACCGCAGGGCCTGGCGCTGGTGCCCGAGGGGCTGGACCTCGGCTACGACGTGGTGGTGGCCGACACGGTCAACCACGCGCTGCGCGGGGTGCGGCTGGCCGACGGCGCGGTCACCACGCTGGCCGGCACCGGCAAGCAGTGGTGGCAGGGCTCGCCGACCGAGGGCCCGGCCCGCGAGGTGGACCTCTCCTCGCCGTGGGACGTCGCCTTCTTCGACGGCCGGGTGTGGATCGCGATGGCCGGCGTGCACCAGCTGTGGGCCTACGACCCGGCCACCGAGACGGTCGCCGTGGCGGCCGGCACCACCAACGAGGGCCTGGTGGACGGCCCGGTGGCCAAGGCCTGGTTCGCCCAGCCCTCGGGCCTGGCGGTCTCCGCCGACGGCGAGCGGCTCTGGGTGGCGGACTCCGAGACCTCGGCACTGCGCTATGTTTCACGTGAAACACAGTCCGTGCACAGCGCGATCGGCACCGGCCTCTTCGACTTCGGCCACCGGGACGGCGCCGCCGAGCAGGCACTGCTCCAGCACCCGCTGGGCGTCACCGTGCTGCCGGACGGCTCGGTGGCGATCGCCGACACCTACAACCACGCGCTGCGCCGCTTCGACCCTGCCACCGGCGAGGTCAGCACGCTGGCCACCGACCTGCGCGAGCCTTCCGGCGCGGTGCTGGTGGGCGAGGACATCGTGGTGGTGGAGTCCGCGCGGCACCGGCTGACCCGGCTGCGGCTGCCCGAGGAGGCCGTGCGGGTGGAGTCCGTCGCGCACCGCACCCAGCGCGCCGCCACCGAGGTGGCCCCGGGCACGCTGCGCCTGGACGTGGTCTTCACCGCGCCCAGCGGGCAGAAGCTGGACGAGCGCTACGGCCCCTCCACCCGGCTGCTGGTCAGCGCCACCCCGCCCGAGCTGCTGGTCTCCGGGGCCGGTGCGGACAGCGCGCTCTCCCGTGAGCTGGTGCTCTCCGCGGAGCTGACCGAAGGCGTGCTGCACGTCTCGGCGATGGCGGCGTCCTGCGACGACGACCCGGCGATCGAGTACCCGGCCTGCCACGTGCACCAGCAGGACTGGGGCGTGCCGGTGAAGCTGGTGGCGGGCGGCGCGAGCCGGCTGCCGCTGGTGCTGGCCGGCCTGGAGTGAGCGACGGTCAGGGAGCGGCCGCGGCCGCTCCCTGACCAGACGTCGGTCCGTGACGTCGACTCCGATCGGAGAAGGCTGATCAGCCCTCTCCGATCAGCCTTCTCCGATCAGCCTTCGAGGAAGGCCTTCAGCGCCGAGGCCAGCAGGTAGGGGTCCTCGGCGCCGCACAGCTCGCGGGCCGAGTGCATGGAGAGCGCGGCGATCCCGCAGTCCACCGTGGTGATCCCGAGCCGGGCCGCGGTGATCGGGCCG
It includes:
- a CDS encoding diacylglycerol kinase, which gives rise to MSSLSTPAPRPSDAAGPPGGAPLLVLLDPAAKEADGEAVRIARDVLAGGADVKVVVPESAGELDRVLAHRGRRRPVVVGSDLALQRVVQALHQQRELGAGPLGLVPVGHGRAVLLARSLGVPLEPVAAARAVLAGVPRQLGLLLDDGDGVVLGEVRIPGRRQSHSGGWRSLWAKLIAAEQVDQSARLRVEADGRALTAAGRPLRLVALRLPVESAMAEVLVRPSGPGGALLRVRASSVTVAGRTFGYEADGCPTGPVLTRTWTAKPDAWGLLLPA
- a CDS encoding adenylosuccinate synthase, with the translated sequence MPALVLVGAQWGDEGKGKATDLLGGSVDYVVRYQGGNNAGHTVVIGDQKYALHLLPSGILSPNVTPVIGNGVVIDPGVLLSELAGLNERGIDTSKLLISGNAHLITPYHRTLDKVVERFLGKRKIGTTGRGIGPAYADKINRIGIRVQDLFDESILRQKVEAALHDKNQILVKLYNRRAMPADLVVEEYLGYAEKVRPFLADTTLVLDQALKDNKVVLLEGGQGTLLDVDHGTYPFVTSSNPTSGGACTGAGIGPTKIDRVIGILKAYTTRVGSGPFPTELLDEDGEALRRIGGERGVTTGRDRRCGWFDAVIARYATRVNGLTDFFLTKLDVLTGWEQIPVCVAYEIDGQRVEELPYNQSDFHHAKPIYETLPGWSEDISKAQTFADLPKNAQAYVKALEEMSGAPISAIGVGPGRTETIQINSFL
- the purM gene encoding phosphoribosylformylglycinamidine cyclo-ligase; translation: MTSTDSGATYAAAGVDIEAGDRAVELMKQWVKKTNRPEVVGGLGGFAGLFDISALKRYERPLLASATDGVGTKVALAAAMDKHDTIGHDLVGMVVDDLVVCGAEPLFMTDYICVGKVHPERVAQIVKGIAEGCVLAGCALVGGETAEHPGLLGPDEYDVAGAGTGVVEADALLGAERVRAGDVVIAMAASGLHSNGYSLVRHVLLNEAGWKLDREVAEFGRTLGEELLEPTRIYSLDCLALARATEIHAFSHVTGGGLAANLARVIPENLHARLDRGTWTPLPVFQTVATVGKMQTLEIEKTLNMGIGMVAVVPPESVDVVLAILEDRGVEAWLLGDIVARDAEHEAGAALYGSYAN
- a CDS encoding Glu/Leu/Phe/Val dehydrogenase translates to MTDVRTVSATHPAPGVLSRIFRTEQDGAPGDGHEQVVLCHDRSSGLKAIIAIHSTALGPALGGTRFHQYATEEEALEDALRLSRGMSYKNALAGLDLGGGKAVIIGNPTAKTEGGDKSEALLRAYGRFVQSLAGRYITACDVGTYVQDMDVVARECDYVTGRSPEQGGAGDSSVLTAFGVFQGMRASAQARWGQPSLRGKRVGVAGVGKVGHYLVGHLVADGATVVITDVSEAAVNRVRAAHPDVEVVADTKALLGAALDVYAPCALGGALDDATVAQLTAAGTSVVCGAANNQLAHPGVEKDLADRGILYAPDYLVNSGGVIQVADEYEATKAHQGYNFERAKNKATRIFDTTLEIFTRATADGVPPAVAADRLAERRMREISALRTILLPAARRG
- a CDS encoding DUF3073 domain-containing protein, coding for MGRGRAKAKQTKVARELKYNSGGFDANRLSSELGVSPVPSINPEPVVEDEDEDDPYAAYANYYADDDEDEDEEAGASHQRAPRRA
- the purF gene encoding amidophosphoribosyltransferase, whose translation is MPRGDGRLNHDLLPGEKGPQDACGVFGVWAPGEEVAKLTYFGLYALQHRGQESAGIAVSNGSQILVFKDMGLVSQVFDEASLGSLHGHIAVGHARYSTTGSSVWENAQPTFRATAHGSLALGHNGNLVNTAELAAMVAELPGAEHVSRSGRTAATNDTDLVTALLAGNPDLSIEETARQILPKVKGAFSLVFMDEHTLYAARDPQGIRPLVLGRLERGWVVASETAALDICGASFIREVEPGELIAIDENGMRSSRFAEAKPKGCVFEYVYLARPDTTIAGRNVHLSRVEMGRRLAAEAPVEADMVIATPESGTPAAIGYAEASGIPYGSGLVKNAYVGRTFIQPSQTIRQLGIRLKLNPLREVIAGKRLVVVDDSIVRGNTQRALVRMLREAGAAEVHIRISSPPVKWPCFFGIDFATRAELIANGMTVEEIGKTLGADSLAYISIDGMIEATKQPKDRLCRACFDGEYPMELPDPALLGKLLLEAEIAGGKQQPAVRGKPTGSDLDGVQSLLGGHGAADALRRP